TTCAATCAGATGTAGGCCATGGTACGTCTTTCTATGCATACAGTGTCTGATGTCCTTTTCGCACCATTCTCTCATCTCCCAGGACCGAGTCTATGTTCAACAGAACAATGTGGAGAATGTGTACAACCTTGGCCTCATCATATTCAGGGACCAGGTGGTTCGCTACGGCTGCATTCGAGACCACCTGCGACAGACGTTACTGGACATGATCGCACgtgagaggaagggagaggttGTAGATAGGTACGCAGTTCAaaagatttttttgtaaaaaaaaggatTCCTCAGATGTTATTGTAATATATTTAAGTGTTATTTTAATGATTGCTAATATGGAGGTCGtacattcattcattacagGGGTGCCATCAGAAACGCCTGCCAGATGCTTATGATTCTGGGCTTGGATGGCAGGTCTGTGTATGAGGAGGACTTTGAGGGCCCTTTCTTAGATATGTCAGCTGAATTCTTCCAGGTGAGTCTGTGGTAGGTTTTTGTGACTCCTCTTTGTTTCTATTAAAAGTCTTTGTAATTAAACAACATACTATATCTGCTTTTTCAGATGGAGAGCCAAAAGTTCCTTGCTGAAAACAGTGCCAGTGTCTACATAAAGAAGGTAGAGGCCAGAATCAATGAAGAAATAGAGCGAGTCATGCACTGCTTGGACAAGTCTACAGAAGAGCCCATTGTCAAGGTGGTGGAACGGGAGCTAATTTCTAAACACATGAAGACAATTGTAGAGATGGAGAACTCGGGCCTCGTCCATATGCTCAAGAATGGAAAGACAGACGGTAAAagctttgttttgttctttgtttttgcCTTTCTCCTGCATTTTCATCTTGTTTCTCATTGCTTTTCCCACTGTATCCCTCTCAGACCTGGCATGCATGTACAAGCTGTTCACTCGTGTGCCAAACGGCCTGAAAACAATGTGTGAGTGTATGAGCTCTTACTTGAGGGAGCAAGGCAAAGCTCTGGTGTCAGAAGAAGGAGAGGGCAAGAACCCTGTCGACTATATACAGGTATGATGATTCAACAGTGAGTCCAAAACATTAACTTTTTATTGTCAGATGACAAAGATCATATcagttttctgtaattttctcCTCACCAGGGCCTGCTAGACCTGAAGACACGATTTGACCGTTTCCTCCTCGAGTCCTTCAACAATGACAGACTCTTCAAACAAACCATAGCTGGCGACTTCGAGTATTTCCTCAATCTCAATTCTCGCTCTCCAGAGTATCTATCACTCTTCATCGACGATAAGCTCAAGAAAGGAGTCAAAGGGGTATGTGACTTAAAATGATTTCTGTTTACGTCGTtagggttgtgtgtgtctggtacGTTGTTCACTTTACCCCCTCCTGTCTTCTTTAACCAGTTAACAGAACAGGAGGTGGAGTCCATCCTTGACAAGGCCATGGTGTTGTTCAGGTTCATGCAGGAGAAGGATGTGTTTGAAAGGTACTATAAGCAGCACCTGGGTCGCAGGCTGCTCAGCAACAAGAGTGTCTCAGACGACTCAGAGAAGAACATGATCTCTAAGCTCAAGGTAAAAGGATGAGAAGCTTTTTGCTGCACTTTATATGCACATCAGTTGTACTGTTCCTCATTATATTGccctctctctgctcatatCGCCCTGTCGAAATACCTGTCGGCAGTTTCAAATGAttgctctctgtctttttcctctcGCAGACAGAATGTGGCTGTCAGTTCACCTCAAAACTGGAAGGAATGTTCAGAGACATGAGCATCTCCAACACCACCATGGATGAGTTCAGGCAACACATACAAACCACGTCGGTAAGGCAGTCGGGCACAGTGACAATCTTTCTAAACAGggcacatgttaaaaaaacacatttaacatgaCACTACAAAGTAATTGAGTCTTAACTCGTTAGCACAGAATGTTACAGAAAGCAAActgtagttgttttgtgtgtaaccTCCATGCTTCTCTCCTTCAGGCATCCTTAAGTGGTGTGGACCTCATAGTTAGAGTCCTCACTACCGGCTACTGGCCCACACAGTCTGCAACCCCAAAATGCACCATCTCCCCTGCTCCTAGACACGCATTTGAAGTCTTTAGAAGGTAATACTCCTTTAAGTACACAAATGTTTAATACTACACACACTGGGGGCTCAATATTATTTGAtcctgtctttgttttccaggttttaCCTCGCTAAGCACAGTGGCAGGCAGCTTACACTGCAGCACCATATGGGCGGGGCAGACCTCAACGCAACTTTCTACGGAGCTGTTAAAAAGGTAGAAGCAAAATACTGTAGTAATGCTATTGtttggtattattattattattaatatttattggTCATCATCAAAACTCACCTTCCTTTCCTCTTCAATTGCAGGAGGATGGTTCCGAAGTGGGTGTGGGAGGTGCCCAGGTGACAGGCTCAAACACCCGCAAGCACATACTGCAGGTTTCCACCTTCCAGATGACTATCCTCATGCTcttcaacaacagagaaaagtgCACTTtcgaggtggggggggggggcacagtaAAGCACCTTTATCCGGCTAACATCTCTGTCGTTCTACAGGACAGAGTTTTAAAACAATCCTTGTTTACAACCTTTTCCCTGCTTCTGTCCTCGTCTGTAGGAGATCCAGCAGGAGACTGATATCCCCGAGCGGGAGTTAGTGCGGGCGTTGCAGTCTCTGGCCTGTGGGAAACCCACACAGAGGGTTCTCACCAAGGAGCCAAAGTCCAAGGAGATTGAAAACGGACACGTGTTTACAGTCAATGATCAGTTTACTTCCAAACTGCACAGAGTCAAAATACAGACAGGTATACAGACATATGCTATAGAGAGCTGAAGTCTCAGCTACTGTCCACAACTGTCTGTGGCACAATGTGTTTCTGGTTTGAgggtttcatttctggacatctgaaacctgatgctgtggatttttttctttctttacttctttGTCGTAAGATTTGGTCATCCTGCCATTTTCACAAATATGAGCATGTGATAATTATATAAGCATTTGATAACTAAAGTTTCAATAGCTTGTGTACAGCATTAAATGCACATTTAGTTCATAGCATAGCTTTAGTTCATAGAATACTTTAGTGTAATATATCAGTGATTCAGACAGATAAGTAAATTCCTCTGTTCATAAATGTTACAGGGACGTTGGAGTAAGATGGAACTGCTACGACTGCTAATATAAAACAGCACATTGAAGGTTTGTCCCCTTTCTCCCTCaaacctcatctcatctccgTTTTCTACTTTCTCAGTTGCTGCTAAACAAGGAGAATCAGACCCCGAAAGGAAAGAGACACGGCAGAAAGTGGACGATGACAGGAAGCATGAGATAGAGGCAGCCATTGTCCGAATCATGAAGTCCAGGAAGAAGATGCAGCACAATGTCCTGGTGGCGGAGGTAAGTTACGCACATGATCATATGAAGTTGGGTCTGTTAAGCTTTGATTTTCCGTCTTCTCCTGTTTTAAACGTTGCCTTTTTCTTACATGTTGCAActttgtgtgttcaggtgacTCAACAGCTCCGGGCACGTTTTCTCCCCAGTCCTGTGGTTATCAAGAAGCGTATAGAAGGACTCATAGAAAGAGAATACTTGGCGAGGACGCCAGAGGATCGTAAAGTGTACACCTATGTTGCATAGAAGAGAAACTGTGGATTTGAGGAGAAAGAGACTGGAAGGGGGGGAatgggatttgtttttctttggacTGTTGTTACGCATGGACTGGAAGTTTTTTTCAAGTTAAGTCTGGGAACCCGATTCTTCGTTCTGTtcaaaaacacagtaaacataCACAAAATGTTGGCACAGGAAAAATCCGTCAGCTCACCCTAGATGATT
Above is a window of Hippoglossus hippoglossus isolate fHipHip1 chromosome 17, fHipHip1.pri, whole genome shotgun sequence DNA encoding:
- the LOC117778509 gene encoding cullin-3-like isoform X2 — encoded protein: MSNLIGGTKKDTKMRIRAFPMTMDEKYVNNIWDLLKNAIQEIQRKNNSGLSFEELYRNAYTMVLHKHGEKLYTGLREVVTEHLINKVREDVLNSLNNNFLQTLNQAWNDHQTAMVMIRDILMYMDRVYVQQNNVENVYNLGLIIFRDQVVRYGCIRDHLRQTLLDMIARERKGEVVDRGAIRNACQMLMILGLDGRSVYEEDFEGPFLDMSAEFFQMESQKFLAENSASVYIKKVEARINEEIERVMHCLDKSTEEPIVKVVERELISKHMKTIVEMENSGLVHMLKNGKTDDLACMYKLFTRVPNGLKTMCECMSSYLREQGKALVSEEGEGKNPVDYIQGLLDLKTRFDRFLLESFNNDRLFKQTIAGDFEYFLNLNSRSPEYLSLFIDDKLKKGVKGLTEQEVESILDKAMVLFRFMQEKDVFERYYKQHLGRRLLSNKSVSDDSEKNMISKLKTECGCQFTSKLEGMFRDMSISNTTMDEFRQHIQTTSASLSGVDLIVRVLTTGYWPTQSATPKCTISPAPRHAFEVFRRFYLAKHSGRQLTLQHHMGGADLNATFYGAVKKEDGSEVGVGGAQVTGSNTRKHILQVSTFQMTILMLFNNREKCTFEEIQQETDIPERELVRALQSLACGKPTQRVLTKEPKSKEIENGHVFTVNDQFTSKLHRVKIQTVAAKQGESDPERKETRQKVDDDRKHEIEAAIVRIMKSRKKMQHNVLVAEVTQQLRARFLPSPVVIKKRIEGLIEREYLARTPEDRKVYTYVA
- the LOC117778509 gene encoding cullin-3-like isoform X1 — encoded protein: MSNLIGGTKKDTKMRIRAFPMTMDEKYVNNIWDLLKNAIQEIQRKNNSGLSFEELYRNAYTMVLHKHGEKLYTGLREVVTEHLINKVREDVLNSLNNNFLQTLNQAWNDHQTAMVMIRDILMYMDRVYVQQNNVENVYNLGLIIFRDQVVRYGCIRDHLRQTLLDMIARERKGEVVDRGAIRNACQMLMILGLDGRSVYEEDFEGPFLDMSAEFFQMESQKFLAENSASVYIKKVEARINEEIERVMHCLDKSTEEPIVKVVERELISKHMKTIVEMENSGLVHMLKNGKTDDLACMYKLFTRVPNGLKTMCECMSSYLREQGKALVSEEGEGKNPVDYIQGLLDLKTRFDRFLLESFNNDRLFKQTIAGDFEYFLNLNSRSPEYLSLFIDDKLKKGVKGLTEQEVESILDKAMVLFRFMQEKDVFERYYKQHLGRRLLSNKSVSDDSEKNMISKLKTECGCQFTSKLEGMFRDMSISNTTMDEFRQHIQTTSASLSGVDLIVRVLTTGYWPTQSATPKCTISPAPRHAFEVFRRFYLAKHSGRQLTLQHHMGGADLNATFYGAVKKQEDGSEVGVGGAQVTGSNTRKHILQVSTFQMTILMLFNNREKCTFEEIQQETDIPERELVRALQSLACGKPTQRVLTKEPKSKEIENGHVFTVNDQFTSKLHRVKIQTVAAKQGESDPERKETRQKVDDDRKHEIEAAIVRIMKSRKKMQHNVLVAEVTQQLRARFLPSPVVIKKRIEGLIEREYLARTPEDRKVYTYVA